One Gavia stellata isolate bGavSte3 chromosome 20, bGavSte3.hap2, whole genome shotgun sequence genomic region harbors:
- the AAR2 gene encoding protein AAR2 homolog: MAGPRLEPELARQLFFEGAAVVVLGVPQGTEFGIDYSTWAVGPRFRGVKMIPPGVHFLHCSAGRAGGGRETGPRTGFFLSLQRREVRVLRWDAASEAVGLAPAGEAEAFRENLREMDRFLGPYPYETLKKWVSLTSFISEAAMKKLQPESGRICAFSEVLPVVAGRHTRDRAEQRLPAFDAACRSYAEGMARLPRMKPKAGTEIRFTELPKQTYPSGATPEEITRHSMDLSYALEKVINQRYASQPLGLLAELQFAFICFLIGNVYDAFEHWKRLLNILCRSENAIGKYQDLYVNLISVLYHQLSEIPADFFVDIVSQDNFLTSTLQVFFSYTCSAAVDGTLRTKAEKFKAHLTKKFKWDFEAEPDDCAPVVVELPEGVQVD; the protein is encoded by the exons aTGGCGGGCCCGCGGCTGGAGCCCGAGCTGGCCAGGCAGCTCTTCTTCGAGGGCGCCGCGGTCGTGGTGCTGGGCGTGCCCCAGGGCACCGAGTTCGGCATCGACTACAGCACCTGGGCCGTGGGCCCCAGGTTCCGCGGCGTCAAGATGATCCCGCCGGGCGTCCATTTCCTGCACTgcagcgcggggcgggcgggcggcggccgggaGACGGGCCCGCGCACCGGCTTCTTCCTCAGCCTGCAGCGGCGGGAGGTGCGGGTGCTGCGGTGGGACGCGGCCAGCGAGGCGGTGGGCCTGGCGCCCGCGGGGGAGGCCGAGGCCTTCCGAGAGAACCTGCGGGAGATGGACCGGTTCCTCGGGCCCTATCCCTACGAGACCCTGAAGAAGTGGGtctccctcaccagcttcatcagcGAAGCGGCGATGAAGAAGCTGCAGCCGGAGAGCGGGCGGATCTGCGCCTTCTCGGAGGTGCTGCCGGTCGTGGCCGGGCGGCACACCAGAGACCGGGCCGAGCAGCGCTTGCCCGCCTTCGACGCCGCGTGCCGGAGCTACGCCGAAGGCATGGCACGGCTGCCCCGGATGAAGCCGAAAGCCGGCACCGAGATCAGGTTCACGGAGCTGCCGAAGCAGACGTACCCCAGTGGTGCTACTCCCGAGGAGATCACCAGGCACAGCATGGACCTCAGCTATGCTCTAGAGAAGGTGATTAACCAGCGATACGCCAGCCAGCCTCTGGGTCTGCTTG CTGAGTTGCAGTTTGCTTTCATCTGCTTCCTGATCGGGAACGTATATGATGCGTTTGAGCACTGGAAAAGACTCTTAAACATCCTGTGCCGCTCTGAAAATGCCATAGGGAAGTATCAAGACCTTTACGTCAATCTCATTTCTGTGCTGTATCACCAGCTCAGTGAAATCCCAGCTGATTTTTTTGTGGACATTGTCTCCCAGGACAACTTTTTAACCAGCACCTTACAG gtgtttttttcctacacGTGCAGTGCTGCTGTTGATGGGACCCTAAGGACAAAGGCTGAAAAATTCAAGGCTCACCTAACGAAGAAGTTTAAATGGGACTTTGAAGCAGAGCCTGATGACTGCGCTCCTGTAGTGGTAGAACTTCCTGAGGGCGTGCAGGTGGACTAA